From Streptomyces qinzhouensis, one genomic window encodes:
- a CDS encoding NAD(P)H-binding protein, with the protein MTILVTGATGNIGRLVVRELAGRGVPSRALTRDPAKAAGFPAGVEAAVGDLARPESLADALKGVDRLVLFPYPDTAEEVVALAKAAGVRRIVVLSSAAVTSGYDTTFHLPVERAVEASGLEWTFIRPGEFAANKLELWGPSVRSERTVYDASPDWAASPVHEADIADAIVTALLADGHTGRAYTFNGPESLTVREQVALLSRALGESIRVEEVTPLELRERYLAQGGFAAASADFMLGFETYDGEVVDEEPDLDLSEALVDASAEIVTGRPARTFGEWARENAKAFW; encoded by the coding sequence ATGACGATCCTGGTGACCGGTGCGACCGGAAACATCGGGCGCCTGGTGGTACGTGAACTGGCCGGACGCGGAGTGCCGTCGCGGGCCCTGACCCGGGACCCCGCGAAGGCGGCGGGCTTCCCCGCGGGCGTCGAGGCGGCCGTGGGTGATCTGGCCCGTCCGGAGAGCCTGGCGGACGCCCTGAAGGGGGTCGACCGGCTGGTCCTCTTCCCGTACCCGGACACCGCGGAGGAGGTCGTCGCGCTGGCGAAGGCGGCCGGGGTGCGGCGGATCGTGGTGCTGTCGTCGGCGGCCGTGACCTCCGGCTACGACACCACGTTCCATCTGCCGGTGGAGCGGGCGGTGGAGGCGTCGGGCCTGGAGTGGACGTTCATCAGGCCCGGCGAGTTCGCCGCCAACAAGCTGGAGCTGTGGGGCCCTTCGGTGCGGTCGGAGCGTACGGTCTACGACGCCTCGCCCGACTGGGCGGCCTCCCCGGTCCATGAGGCGGACATCGCCGACGCGATCGTCACCGCGCTGCTGGCGGACGGCCACACGGGCCGCGCGTACACCTTCAACGGCCCGGAGAGTCTGACCGTACGGGAGCAGGTCGCCCTCCTCTCCCGCGCGCTGGGCGAGTCCATCCGCGTCGAGGAGGTCACCCCGCTGGAGCTGCGCGAACGCTATCTGGCCCAGGGCGGCTTCGCGGCCGCCTCGGCGGACTTCATGCTGGGCTTCGAGACGTACGACGGCGAGGTCGTCGACGAGGAGCCGGACCTCGACCTCTCGGAGGCGCTGGTCGACGCCTCGGCGGAGATCGTCACGGGCCGCCCGGCGCGGACTTTCGGGGAGTGGGCGCGGGAGAACGCGAAGGCGTTCTGGTAG
- a CDS encoding chitinase: MLTQRTRNRLKALVVAVTATAGLVTIGLVPNSAAAATPKAKTAAAADACTTAPNWQQGTYYNAGAIVKYRDGNYYIAEHANPGYDPTVSTWFWNPHTCNPGGENPGEPGPFVVSQAQFNQMFPNRNPFYTYAGLTAALSAYPGFTNTGSDTVKKQEAAAFLANISHETGGLYYVVEQNTANYPHYCDRNQPYGCPAGQAAYYGRGPIQLSWNFNYKAAGDALGINLLQNPSLVQTDAAVAWKTALWYWNTQNGPGTMTGHAAMVNQAGFGQTIRSINGSLECNGGNPAQVQSRVNNYTRFTQLLGVPTGANLYC; encoded by the coding sequence GTGCTTACTCAGCGCACCCGCAACCGCCTCAAGGCGCTCGTCGTCGCCGTCACCGCCACGGCGGGGCTCGTCACCATCGGGCTCGTACCGAACAGCGCGGCCGCCGCCACCCCCAAGGCGAAGACAGCAGCCGCGGCCGACGCGTGCACCACCGCGCCCAACTGGCAGCAGGGCACGTACTACAACGCCGGCGCCATCGTGAAGTACCGGGACGGCAACTACTACATCGCCGAACACGCCAACCCGGGCTACGACCCCACCGTCAGCACCTGGTTCTGGAACCCGCACACCTGTAACCCCGGCGGCGAGAACCCGGGTGAGCCCGGGCCCTTCGTCGTCTCCCAGGCCCAGTTCAACCAGATGTTCCCGAACCGGAACCCCTTCTACACCTACGCCGGTCTTACGGCGGCGCTCAGCGCCTACCCGGGCTTCACCAACACCGGCAGCGACACGGTGAAGAAGCAGGAGGCCGCGGCCTTCCTCGCCAACATCAGTCACGAGACCGGCGGGCTGTACTACGTCGTGGAGCAGAACACCGCGAACTACCCGCACTACTGCGACCGTAACCAGCCCTACGGCTGCCCGGCCGGCCAGGCCGCCTACTACGGCCGCGGCCCGATCCAGCTGAGCTGGAACTTCAACTACAAGGCCGCCGGTGACGCGCTCGGCATCAATCTGCTGCAGAATCCGTCGCTCGTGCAGACCGACGCGGCCGTCGCCTGGAAGACCGCCCTCTGGTACTGGAACACCCAGAACGGCCCCGGCACGATGACCGGCCACGCCGCGATGGTGAACCAGGCCGGGTTCGGCCAGACGATCCGGTCGATCAACGGCTCCCTCGAGTGCAACGGCGGCAACCCGGCCCAGGTGCAGAGCCGGGTGAACAACTACACCCGCTTCACCCAGCTGCTGGGCGTGCCGACCGGCGCCAACCTGTACTGCTGA
- a CDS encoding DUF397 domain-containing protein has translation MTTPLTWFKSSYSGDEPGSSCVEVAYDWFKSSYSTEEGGNCIEVATHSSAVHVRDSKVPDGPTFAVAPATWRAFVAAAPDTLN, from the coding sequence ATGACCACACCACTCACATGGTTCAAGTCCAGCTACAGCGGCGATGAACCCGGCAGTAGCTGCGTCGAAGTCGCCTACGACTGGTTCAAGTCCAGCTACAGCACTGAAGAAGGCGGCAACTGCATCGAGGTGGCCACCCACTCCTCCGCCGTCCACGTCCGTGACTCCAAGGTCCCCGACGGTCCGACCTTCGCCGTCGCGCCCGCCACCTGGAGAGCCTTCGTCGCCGCCGCCCCGGACACCCTCAACTAA
- a CDS encoding helix-turn-helix domain-containing protein, whose amino-acid sequence MYTRKQQRKNASALRLVGKQVALFRKAAGLTQEQLAEHLGISLETVASIEQGRRALKLDYAERLDELLDTKGALVVAVQNMPEIDMIPAWAEQYMDMEQEALTLSYYENQLVPGLIQTPDYARAIFRCRVPAYSTDEIDRLVMKRMERQGILHRDSPTTISFIFSEAALRDRLGGDEVYTACLTHLRTCADLPGINIQILPLGTKGHAGLNTPYILVETPDYQDLAYVETHRGNQQVCNPDEVSILKQKYAMLRTQALNSDQTKGLLDRLLGER is encoded by the coding sequence ATGTACACCAGGAAACAGCAGCGGAAGAACGCATCCGCGCTCAGGCTCGTGGGAAAACAAGTGGCCTTGTTCCGCAAGGCAGCAGGTCTGACACAGGAGCAGCTCGCGGAGCACCTCGGCATCAGCCTGGAGACGGTGGCGTCGATCGAACAGGGCCGACGGGCCCTGAAACTCGACTACGCGGAGAGGCTGGACGAGCTGCTCGACACCAAGGGCGCGCTGGTCGTGGCGGTGCAGAACATGCCGGAGATCGACATGATCCCGGCCTGGGCGGAACAGTACATGGACATGGAGCAGGAGGCTCTCACACTCTCCTACTACGAGAACCAACTGGTTCCCGGCCTGATCCAGACACCCGACTACGCTCGTGCGATCTTCCGCTGCCGCGTCCCCGCCTACTCCACGGACGAGATCGACAGGCTGGTCATGAAGCGCATGGAGCGCCAGGGGATCCTTCACCGTGACAGTCCCACGACGATCAGCTTCATCTTCTCGGAGGCGGCCCTCAGAGACCGACTCGGCGGGGACGAGGTCTACACAGCGTGCCTCACCCATCTGCGAACCTGTGCGGACCTACCGGGCATCAACATCCAGATCTTGCCCCTCGGCACAAAGGGGCATGCCGGGCTCAACACCCCGTACATCCTCGTCGAAACGCCTGACTATCAAGACCTCGCATACGTGGAGACGCATCGCGGCAATCAGCAAGTCTGCAATCCCGACGAGGTCAGCATCCTGAAGCAGAAGTATGCAATGCTGCGAACCCAGGCCCTTAACTCCGATCAAACGAAGGGCTTGTTGGACAGGCTGCTAGGGGAGCGATGA
- a CDS encoding ATP-binding protein has product MNVLSPPPSFPVLRERFYPRARQTVPAAREFVRGIVREWVPAARLDDVLVCVSELTTNAVLHGVPPGRGYRVRVCRFPDGLLRVEVHDSGDGFTLPPVPGPAAEPEGESGRGLLIVDALADKWGVGDRLPGKVVWCEFGVSGAG; this is encoded by the coding sequence ATGAACGTGCTCTCCCCACCCCCCTCCTTCCCCGTCCTCCGCGAGCGTTTCTATCCCCGCGCCCGCCAGACGGTGCCCGCCGCTCGGGAGTTCGTCCGGGGCATCGTCCGGGAATGGGTGCCCGCCGCCCGGCTGGACGATGTCCTCGTCTGTGTCAGCGAGCTGACCACCAATGCCGTACTGCACGGCGTACCGCCCGGCCGGGGCTACCGGGTCCGGGTCTGCCGCTTCCCGGACGGGCTGCTGCGGGTCGAGGTCCACGACAGCGGCGACGGCTTCACCCTGCCTCCGGTCCCCGGTCCCGCCGCCGAACCCGAGGGCGAGTCCGGGCGGGGGCTGCTGATCGTGGACGCCCTCGCCGACAAGTGGGGCGTCGGCGATCGGCTGCCGGGGAAGGTCGTGTGGTGCGAGTTCGGCGTCAGCGGCGCGGGGTGA
- a CDS encoding NAD(P)-dependent oxidoreductase translates to MSAAKPAVSVLGLGMMGSALAAALLKAGYPITVWNRTAAKTGPLVAQGAAPAADVAEAVEAGELLVLTLTANDAVRELLEPLADRLRGRTIANLTNGTPAQARELAAFAAEHGARYLDGGIMASPQMIAGPHAYIYYSGDQEAFGEYEDTFRVLGGARYVGEDAGRAAVHDFALLIGMYGQGIGTMHAFALAKAVGIPAKEIAEPLRDWLNAMALYIMEEAEALDSGEHLTDVSSLAVNQAALPNLLNTLAGEGVTTEFFQPLERLIDRAVEEGYGADGLSRLPDLLTPRR, encoded by the coding sequence ATGTCTGCCGCCAAGCCCGCCGTCTCCGTCCTGGGTCTCGGAATGATGGGCTCGGCCCTCGCCGCCGCCCTTCTGAAAGCCGGGTATCCGATTACCGTCTGGAACCGCACCGCCGCCAAGACCGGGCCGCTGGTCGCCCAGGGCGCCGCCCCCGCGGCCGATGTCGCCGAGGCGGTGGAGGCCGGCGAGTTGCTGGTGCTCACGCTGACCGCCAACGACGCCGTCCGTGAACTGCTGGAGCCCCTCGCCGACCGCCTCCGCGGCCGTACGATCGCCAACCTCACCAACGGCACCCCGGCGCAGGCCCGCGAACTGGCCGCCTTCGCCGCCGAGCACGGGGCGCGCTATCTCGACGGCGGGATCATGGCGAGCCCGCAGATGATCGCCGGGCCGCATGCGTACATCTACTACAGCGGCGACCAGGAGGCGTTCGGGGAGTACGAGGACACCTTCCGCGTCCTGGGCGGCGCCCGGTACGTCGGCGAGGACGCGGGGCGGGCCGCGGTGCACGACTTCGCCCTGCTCATCGGGATGTACGGCCAGGGCATCGGCACCATGCACGCCTTCGCCCTGGCCAAGGCGGTGGGAATCCCCGCGAAGGAGATCGCGGAGCCCCTGCGGGATTGGCTCAACGCCATGGCCCTCTACATCATGGAGGAGGCGGAGGCCCTGGACTCCGGCGAGCACCTCACCGATGTCTCCAGCCTCGCCGTCAACCAAGCGGCGCTGCCGAATCTGCTGAACACCCTGGCCGGCGAGGGAGTGACCACGGAGTTCTTCCAGCCGCTGGAGCGGCTGATCGACCGCGCGGTCGAGGAGGGGTACGGGGCCGATGGCCTCTCGCGCCTCCCCGACCTGCTCACCCCGCGCCGCTGA
- a CDS encoding TIR domain-containing protein, with product MKRDGFISYSHKRDIELAQALQRGLHQLARPWTRRPVLSVFRDTTSLSANHDLWSSILNELEQTRYFIYLASPEAAESRWVRKEIQFWLDNRPLDRFLIAVSSGQVAWDQEAGDFDWERTDALPDLLRGRFTTEPLWVDLTRIREGSKYSLRQAEFRDAVGTLAAPLHGVGKDALDSEDIRQHRLSARLRRGAVSGLVVLLVTAVIASVLAWQQRNEALDRARTSASQALAARALETLDADPRKAAQFALYAEKVKPTADSAQALAATVAANGHVVRHLKPGSDEVSAYIGSRSSPPARVAISRDGGVLAYYAAFGSRKVHIYDIRTGQSRNPLPAQTQESVGGEFELSADGGILAVESGVNHVQLWDVRKARQLWAGSLGNNPKELSNAHKGFRSMALSPDGRWLAAAHATIGADSLQISIWSRAAGRVVHEELSGSQNVTLGFEETGRQLLALDEDAGSLRRYDTLRGTWGAARKLDGFQAKSDDVILAPGAGQAAVRSRDGEVQIWDLVTGKPIAGSGTGALDEIALPGAGVRFVAGARDGTVALYDRDLSRDRVLGAFSFPVQDLAVSGDGRWVAAGSDDGAISLFSADPLRAGAVLPNADGLKAKSLSTDGRVALRAVPDERVDVWTVGKGDAGLRRLMGIPKAVNFEESAVSVTADGSRAALLWEGELSLWDTRTGGQIGEPVFYGSSKSGFSGELFFLADDVHLVGIWEKGVLIIDSRTGRIRQTLSDESHYTLLVVSGDRRSVALLDRTAVEVNVWRLSEGGRMKRVRTAQLGVGSASNVSVSHGGDMVAVTQGDGRISFIDVESGRITNGAVLSQSGYGLLVFSRDTRLAAQAFSNRDGVGVRFWDTRSGDVLGTWPLKLRAPGTGVGPRAKWTYAEIDMQLAPAPEGGFLALGIDGSLVRRSLDPDVWRRDLCALAPEPLPKAEYERYLGDLAVDRPCPA from the coding sequence ATGAAGAGGGACGGCTTCATTTCGTACAGCCACAAGCGGGACATCGAGTTGGCGCAGGCGTTGCAGCGGGGGCTGCACCAGTTGGCGCGGCCGTGGACGAGGCGGCCCGTCCTCAGTGTCTTCCGGGATACGACCAGCTTGTCCGCCAATCACGACCTGTGGTCGTCGATCCTCAACGAGCTGGAACAGACCCGTTACTTCATCTATTTGGCCTCGCCGGAGGCCGCCGAGTCACGCTGGGTCCGCAAGGAGATCCAGTTCTGGCTGGACAACCGTCCGCTCGACCGCTTCCTGATCGCCGTCAGCTCGGGGCAGGTGGCGTGGGACCAGGAAGCCGGGGACTTCGACTGGGAGCGGACGGATGCCCTGCCCGATCTGCTGCGGGGCAGGTTCACGACCGAGCCACTGTGGGTGGATCTGACCCGGATTCGCGAAGGCAGTAAGTACTCCTTGCGGCAGGCGGAGTTCCGGGATGCGGTCGGGACGCTGGCCGCGCCGCTGCACGGAGTCGGCAAGGATGCGCTCGACAGCGAGGACATCCGGCAGCATCGTCTCTCGGCCCGATTAAGGCGGGGCGCGGTCTCGGGCCTGGTGGTACTGCTGGTCACGGCGGTCATCGCTAGTGTCCTCGCCTGGCAGCAGCGGAACGAGGCGCTGGACCGGGCGCGGACCTCGGCGTCACAGGCACTGGCGGCCCGGGCGCTGGAGACACTGGACGCCGATCCGCGGAAGGCGGCGCAGTTCGCGCTGTACGCGGAGAAGGTCAAACCGACCGCTGACTCGGCGCAGGCGCTGGCGGCGACAGTGGCCGCCAACGGCCATGTGGTGCGGCATCTGAAACCCGGCTCCGACGAGGTGAGCGCGTACATCGGCTCCCGGTCCAGTCCCCCCGCCCGGGTGGCGATCAGCCGTGACGGCGGAGTGCTCGCCTACTACGCGGCCTTCGGTTCCAGGAAGGTCCATATCTACGACATCCGGACGGGGCAGTCCCGGAACCCCCTGCCGGCCCAGACCCAGGAGTCGGTTGGTGGGGAGTTCGAGTTGAGCGCGGATGGCGGAATACTCGCCGTCGAGAGCGGTGTGAACCATGTCCAGCTGTGGGACGTCCGGAAGGCCCGGCAGCTCTGGGCAGGGAGTCTGGGCAACAACCCCAAAGAACTCAGCAATGCGCACAAGGGATTCCGGTCCATGGCGCTCTCCCCGGACGGTCGCTGGCTCGCCGCCGCCCACGCCACAATCGGTGCTGACAGTCTCCAGATCAGCATCTGGAGCAGGGCGGCGGGTCGGGTGGTCCATGAAGAGTTGTCGGGGTCGCAGAACGTCACCCTCGGCTTTGAGGAGACCGGCCGCCAACTGCTTGCCCTCGATGAGGATGCGGGCTCGTTACGCCGCTATGACACCTTGCGCGGTACCTGGGGTGCGGCCCGCAAGCTGGACGGGTTCCAGGCGAAGTCCGATGACGTGATACTCGCCCCTGGAGCGGGGCAGGCGGCGGTCCGGTCCAGGGACGGGGAGGTGCAGATCTGGGATCTTGTCACTGGCAAGCCCATCGCCGGCTCGGGGACCGGCGCGCTTGATGAGATTGCCCTTCCGGGGGCGGGTGTGCGGTTCGTCGCGGGTGCCCGGGACGGGACGGTAGCGCTGTATGACCGGGATTTGAGCCGGGACCGGGTGCTCGGGGCCTTCAGTTTCCCCGTACAGGACCTCGCGGTCTCCGGCGACGGCCGATGGGTGGCCGCCGGGTCCGACGACGGCGCGATCTCGCTCTTCTCTGCGGACCCGCTGCGTGCCGGTGCGGTGCTGCCCAATGCGGACGGGCTGAAGGCGAAGTCGTTGTCAACGGACGGCCGGGTCGCGCTCCGGGCTGTCCCTGATGAGCGGGTGGATGTGTGGACGGTCGGCAAGGGCGATGCTGGGCTGCGGCGGCTGATGGGGATACCAAAGGCAGTGAACTTCGAGGAGAGCGCCGTCTCCGTCACCGCCGACGGCAGTCGGGCCGCGCTCCTGTGGGAAGGGGAGCTGTCGCTCTGGGACACCCGGACCGGTGGGCAGATCGGCGAACCGGTGTTCTACGGCTCTTCGAAATCCGGGTTCAGCGGCGAACTCTTCTTTCTGGCGGACGATGTTCATCTGGTGGGGATCTGGGAGAAGGGCGTACTGATCATCGACTCCCGTACCGGTCGCATTCGGCAGACACTGAGTGACGAGTCCCATTACACCTTGCTGGTCGTGAGCGGGGACCGCAGGAGCGTGGCCTTGCTGGACAGGACCGCAGTCGAGGTCAACGTCTGGCGGCTCTCGGAAGGGGGCCGTATGAAGAGAGTCCGCACAGCACAGCTCGGCGTGGGCTCCGCCTCGAACGTCTCGGTGAGTCATGGCGGGGACATGGTGGCTGTGACGCAGGGAGACGGCCGTATCTCCTTTATCGATGTGGAATCGGGGCGGATCACCAACGGCGCCGTGCTGTCGCAGTCCGGATACGGGCTGCTGGTCTTCAGCCGTGACACCCGGCTCGCGGCGCAGGCCTTCAGCAACCGCGACGGCGTCGGGGTGCGATTCTGGGACACGAGAAGCGGAGATGTACTCGGCACCTGGCCCCTGAAGCTGCGAGCCCCCGGGACCGGGGTGGGACCGAGGGCGAAGTGGACCTACGCCGAGATCGATATGCAGCTCGCCCCGGCTCCTGAAGGTGGCTTCCTCGCCCTTGGGATCGACGGCTCCCTGGTCCGGCGAAGCCTGGACCCGGATGTCTGGCGCCGCGACCTGTGCGCCCTGGCCCCGGAGCCGCTGCCGAAGGCCGAGTACGAGCGGTATCTCGGTGATCTCGCGGTGGACCGCCCCTGCCCGGCCTGA
- a CDS encoding DUF1876 domain-containing protein has translation MHAQTLVGWHVEMEFREDGDRTRAAAMVRLSDGTEIRGHGNAQRHPSDAEQLRVGEEIAGARALMEIASQLLQKAHHEIDEASGRSSHPLN, from the coding sequence ATGCACGCACAGACGCTCGTCGGCTGGCATGTCGAGATGGAGTTCCGCGAAGACGGCGACCGGACGCGGGCCGCCGCGATGGTCCGGCTGTCGGACGGGACCGAGATCAGAGGGCATGGGAACGCTCAGCGGCATCCCTCGGACGCGGAGCAGCTGCGGGTCGGGGAGGAGATCGCGGGGGCGCGGGCGCTGATGGAGATCGCCTCGCAGCTTTTGCAGAAGGCGCATCACGAGATCGACGAGGCTTCGGGGCGGTCCTCGCATCCGCTGAACTGA